Below is a genomic region from Rosa chinensis cultivar Old Blush chromosome 5, RchiOBHm-V2, whole genome shotgun sequence.
GTCTGTTTACTGGAAGATCTTGAGAAGTATAGAGTTTCTAGTTTTAAGGCTGTTTTTAATCCCTAAATCAGAGTCGCAATCAATGTGGTAGTGTAATTTGATTAAGCTATCTCCTTGGTCTGCAACGCCACTAGAACATTCATTCTtcctctctctatttttttattttatttttaactttttgCTTTGTGCTTTGTTAACTTGTGCAATTGTCTTGATCTCATTCTTTTAATATAGAGTATTAGTATTAGTTTGCTTACTTGgtcagaaaattttctcaattcattttcctttctttagTTTACACGCATGGGGTATTCTGAAGAACAGATGAACCGAGCTATCAGTGAAGTTTTAGAGACTTCCCATAACAAGGAAATCTCTTCACTATGGCCATCAGTTCTTTGTCTTCTTCGAGAAGATGAGGTTTATGGTTTTCATATGAAGTCTCAAAGCATAAGGGGAATTCTTCGGGCAACACCATCCACTCATACTCTTGTGAATGGTAATAAGCTTCTCTTGTgctgccaaatgattttgaaatGCTCCAATTTCCCTTAAATATTTGATCACCATCTTATACAGCTCCTTAATTTTTTCAGGTGATAGAGATTGTGTAGAGAGTGAGAGTAGACTGGCCAACACTTCTAGGGATGGAGGTCCTACACCAAGAATTAATTCTGACAAGGTTGCATCAAAGTCATTTACGATGGGAGCTCCTTCATCTCCTGTATGTGATGTCTACATATATTTGAAATAAGTTATACTAGTTCTCTGTTGGTATACCGTATACGTATATCTTCTTATGTGAGTGATATATATTATCTATTTTGAAAAGAATATTTCATTAATCCATATAATGTTTCAGCATTGCCAGGATACTCGTAAGTACTGCATTGTGGGGACATAATCACTTTTTGGtgtctttgttgttttttttaattgtattttctTCTATTCTTGGTTTTAAAGCATATTGGATCTTGTGTTCCAAATGTTATGATATGAGattttgaaaagtcaaaaacccGAAACATATTGTATTTGACTGCCTTCATCATTTTTTAATTTCAGTGGAGGCCACCTTTTTGGTCCTTCCAAAACCTGCCTATGGTGCAGAACCCTGTGTCCTATACGAGACTTAGATTTTGGAGTTTGGACCATTTGTTTCTAAATTTTGCTGCTAACTTTTGAATTATTATGCTTCTGAAAATATTCCTGTCAAAGGGAACGTTTTGGGATTTTCTTTTGAGAGATTCAATTATCTTTATCAGTATGTGAAGTAGGAGCTAAGCTATGGTTGACATTCAGTTTATCTAGTTAAAAGTTGGTTTTCCTACTTGAAGTAAACGAATGTTACTGAATGGTGAAGTATTCTTGACTTCATTGGTTTTTAAGTATTTAAGTGAATTATAATGATTTTGAACTTGAGCTATGATTGCATTAGTGTCAATGGTTATAACACAAGACACTGATTGCTAGATTCTTCATTATATCATATTTAATGAGCAAGATACATTTTTTATTTGTAGTTTTCTGCTATAGAGTTGCTTCTGTTTATTCATTCCAGTCTCTTTTGTCTCTTACTATCTACTGCACAAATTTGTTTGCTTGTATTTTGAACTTTATatgcatttgttttgtttttcctggTGCACAGCAATTTCATGCAGCTGCGTTGTTATTTGGACCACACACACCAAGGGAGTATGTGCAGGGCTCGCAAGCCGAATGGCTGCATATGCAGGTTGGTGGTAGCTTTGAAAGAACAACATAAACTCGGAATATAAACTCTTCAAGTCCCAATTGGTTCGGAATGTGCTTAATTAGTTATGCATCTGGTGTAATAGAAATCTATTTTTTGAATGTACTAATGTAGTGTGATCCTGGTATTATATCATATTAGCTGTTACAAGATGGCTTCTAGTGGATTCTCTACTAAGCTCACTCAACAGCAAAAGTAAAGGTTGTTGATGTGAAAGTAAAGGTTGTTGTTGATGCAACTTCTGCTGGCATCTTCATTGTCATCATAAAGTGTGTTCTTCAAGACTTGGTTGGTTTCAACATTTTACTaaattttgttagaaaactagTTCTGTTGATGTAATGACTTTGTTGGATATATGGATAAATGTATCGGATTTTAACATAAATGAATGTGTTTTGGATGTGATGTCATTTTGAATGTCTATCATACCGTTCAATCCAGCTAAAAATTATTGTCCAATAATTGATCATCACA
It encodes:
- the LOC112202711 gene encoding uncharacterized protein LOC112202711; this translates as MGYSEEQMNRAISEVLETSHNKEISSLWPSVLCLLREDEVYGFHMKSQSIRGILRATPSTHTLVNGDRDCVESESRLANTSRDGGPTPRINSDKVASKSFTMGAPSSPQFHAAALLFGPHTPREYVQGSQAEWLHMQVGGSFERTT